One stretch of Niallia sp. XMNu-256 DNA includes these proteins:
- a CDS encoding iron-sulfur cluster biosynthesis family protein, with product MIITLTEAALNKLKEMVLTEEHSPRIDANVAGGCGVSVAFKLIFDEPRVGDTIIEYEDIKIAIDRFSKRYLDEETQIDYNDEQGFLVGESFASSACSIEIN from the coding sequence GTGATTATTACATTAACAGAGGCAGCGTTGAATAAGCTGAAGGAAATGGTATTAACGGAAGAACATTCTCCGAGAATTGATGCCAATGTAGCAGGTGGATGTGGTGTGTCTGTTGCATTTAAACTCATTTTTGATGAACCACGTGTAGGTGATACCATCATTGAATATGAGGATATTAAAATTGCAATCGATCGGTTTTCAAAACGTTATTTAGACGAAGAAACGCAAATTGATTATAACGATGAACAAGGCTTTCTTGTAGGAGAAAGTTTTGCTTCAAGTGCATGTTCGATTGAAATCAACTAG
- the lpdA gene encoding dihydrolipoyl dehydrogenase, giving the protein MVQEYDVVFIGGGPGGYVAAIRASQLGLKTAVVEKAKLGGTCLHAGCIPSKALLRSAEIYTNTKKAEEFGVIAPEVSLDFTKVQARKEETQNRLFNGIGHLMKKGNIDVYDGFGSLKANSVSVKLNNDEEVLLNTKNVIIATGSRPRTLPGLEIDGQYVMTSDEALQMESLPESIIIVGGGVIGIEWASLLNDFGTKVTVIEFADRILPTEDKDVSKEVQRLLKKKGIKIVTNAKVLPETLEKGDGVSVKAEQKGKEVSYSADKVLVSVGRQPLVEGIGIEDTAIELNRGFIQTNEFYQTNEPNIYAIGDVIGGLQLAHVASHEGIIAVEHIAGKNPSPLDPALVSKCVYSSPEVASVGLTEDQAKEKGYAVKTGKFPFRAIGKALVLGDSDGFVKFVVEEGTNKLLGAHMVGPHVTDMITEAALAQVLNATSMDIANTIHPHPALSEAIGEAALAVEGIELHA; this is encoded by the coding sequence ATGGTACAAGAGTATGATGTAGTATTTATTGGTGGAGGTCCTGGCGGATATGTTGCAGCTATTCGTGCCTCTCAATTAGGATTAAAAACAGCAGTTGTTGAAAAGGCGAAATTAGGTGGAACTTGTCTTCATGCTGGTTGTATTCCTAGTAAAGCATTGCTAAGAAGTGCAGAAATTTATACAAATACTAAAAAAGCAGAAGAATTCGGAGTCATTGCTCCTGAAGTTAGTCTTGATTTTACAAAAGTACAAGCTCGTAAAGAAGAGACACAGAATCGATTATTTAACGGAATCGGACATTTAATGAAAAAAGGCAACATCGATGTTTATGATGGATTCGGAAGCTTAAAAGCTAATTCTGTGTCTGTAAAATTAAATAATGATGAAGAAGTTCTATTAAACACAAAAAATGTGATTATTGCGACTGGCTCTCGTCCGAGAACGTTACCAGGTCTTGAAATAGATGGACAATATGTTATGACTTCTGATGAAGCATTACAAATGGAGTCATTGCCAGAGTCTATCATTATTGTTGGTGGCGGAGTTATCGGTATTGAATGGGCATCTCTGCTTAACGATTTCGGTACAAAAGTAACGGTTATTGAATTTGCAGACCGAATTCTTCCAACTGAAGATAAAGATGTTTCAAAAGAAGTTCAACGTTTATTGAAGAAAAAAGGAATAAAAATCGTAACAAATGCAAAAGTTCTGCCTGAAACATTAGAAAAAGGTGATGGTGTTTCCGTTAAGGCTGAGCAAAAAGGAAAAGAGGTTTCTTACTCTGCTGATAAAGTATTAGTTTCTGTAGGAAGACAGCCGCTTGTTGAAGGAATTGGTATTGAAGATACTGCAATTGAATTAAATCGTGGTTTCATCCAAACAAATGAGTTCTATCAAACAAATGAGCCTAATATCTATGCGATTGGTGACGTTATTGGCGGATTACAACTTGCACACGTTGCTTCTCATGAAGGAATTATCGCTGTTGAACATATTGCAGGTAAAAATCCTTCACCACTTGATCCTGCTCTTGTTTCTAAATGTGTATATTCTAGCCCGGAAGTAGCTAGTGTAGGCTTAACAGAAGATCAAGCAAAAGAAAAAGGCTACGCTGTAAAAACTGGTAAATTCCCATTCCGTGCGATTGGTAAAGCACTTGTACTAGGGGATTCAGACGGCTTTGTCAAATTTGTAGTTGAAGAAGGAACAAATAAACTGTTAGGTGCACATATGGTTGGACCACATGTAACAGATATGATTACTGAAGCTGCTCTTGCTCAAGTATTAAATGCAACATCTATGGATATTGCAAATACAATTCATCCACACCCTGCTCTATCTGAAGCAATTGGAGAGGCTGCACTTGCAGTAGAGGGTATCGAGCTTCACGCATAA
- the lipA gene encoding lipoyl synthase, with the protein MTQVKERKPEWLKIKLNTNEDYKGIKKMMREERLHTVCEEAKCPNIHECWAERKTATFMILGGMCTRACRFCAVQTGLPTELDWEEPERVAESVEKMGLKHVVITAVARDDLKDGGAAVFAETVRAVRRRNPFCSIEVLPSDMGGVYDNLKTLMDANPNILNHNIETVKRLSPSVRARATYERSLEFLRRAKEINPNTPTKSSIMVGLGETKEELIEAMDDLRANNVNILTLGQYLQPSKKHLPVQKYWSPDEFNELKEIAMSKGFSHCESGPLVRSSYHADEQVSAAKANM; encoded by the coding sequence ATGACCCAGGTGAAAGAACGCAAACCGGAATGGCTTAAAATAAAGTTAAATACGAACGAAGATTATAAAGGCATAAAAAAGATGATGCGGGAAGAAAGGCTTCATACCGTTTGTGAGGAAGCTAAATGTCCTAATATTCATGAATGCTGGGCAGAACGAAAAACAGCTACTTTCATGATTTTAGGAGGCATGTGTACCCGAGCCTGCCGTTTTTGTGCGGTCCAAACCGGTCTACCAACAGAATTAGATTGGGAAGAGCCAGAGCGCGTAGCAGAATCAGTTGAAAAAATGGGCTTAAAGCATGTTGTAATTACAGCTGTGGCTCGCGATGATTTAAAAGACGGAGGAGCAGCTGTATTTGCAGAGACTGTAAGAGCAGTAAGGCGTCGCAATCCATTTTGTAGCATTGAAGTCCTACCCTCTGATATGGGCGGGGTTTATGACAACTTAAAAACATTAATGGATGCAAATCCGAATATTTTAAATCATAATATAGAAACAGTCAAACGTTTATCTCCGTCTGTTCGAGCACGGGCGACTTATGAACGTTCACTTGAATTTTTAAGACGTGCAAAAGAAATCAATCCAAATACTCCAACGAAATCGAGTATTATGGTTGGTCTTGGAGAAACTAAAGAAGAACTAATTGAAGCTATGGATGACCTTCGAGCTAACAATGTGAATATTCTCACACTTGGTCAGTACTTACAGCCTTCGAAAAAGCATTTGCCAGTTCAAAAATATTGGAGTCCAGATGAATTCAATGAATTAAAGGAAATTGCAATGTCTAAAGGATTTAGTCACTGTGAATCAGGTCCACTTGTACGCTCGTCTTATCATGCAGACGAACAAGTCTCAGCGGCAAAAGCAAATATGTAG
- a CDS encoding M20 family metallopeptidase, with translation MKKQLMEMLESRKEEIIEIRRYLHANPEVSFQEEKTAQYIADFYHGKDVEIQRNVGNGYGIIVTIKGGKPGKTIGLRADFDALPIVEETDVPFKSKNEGIMHACGHDGHTAYLLVLADCLIKLKSEITGTIKIIHQHAEEVPPGGAKSIVESGVLEDLDAIFGIHLMPNIPLGSIGIRSGYAMAGRSYFNLKIQGVGGHGSSPHSANDSIVAGSHFVTAVQTIISRRLNPFDAGVITIGSFDGKGTFNVIKDSIELEGDIRYMSVETQQIIEKEVHRIVKGIEEMFGVSCDLTYTADYPPLYNDPEKTAFVKASLEKMNDPDIKEIFENPMISASEDFAYYLEKIPGCFFYIGCCPKGVENPYFNHHPKFDIDEDALLVAAKSVAQVVCSYFE, from the coding sequence ATGAAAAAACAATTAATGGAAATGTTAGAGTCCCGGAAAGAGGAAATCATCGAAATTCGCCGTTATTTACATGCAAATCCCGAAGTTTCGTTTCAAGAAGAAAAAACAGCTCAATATATTGCTGATTTTTATCATGGTAAAGATGTAGAAATCCAAAGAAATGTTGGAAATGGTTATGGGATTATAGTGACAATCAAAGGTGGAAAACCTGGGAAAACTATCGGCCTTCGAGCAGATTTTGATGCTCTACCAATCGTAGAAGAAACGGATGTGCCATTTAAATCTAAAAACGAAGGAATTATGCATGCATGCGGGCATGATGGCCATACAGCCTATCTTTTAGTTCTTGCTGACTGTTTGATAAAATTAAAGTCTGAGATTACGGGCACTATTAAAATAATCCATCAACATGCAGAGGAAGTACCGCCAGGCGGAGCAAAAAGTATTGTCGAATCTGGTGTTTTAGAAGACCTAGATGCTATATTCGGAATCCACTTAATGCCAAATATACCTTTAGGCTCTATCGGGATCCGCAGTGGCTATGCGATGGCTGGAAGGTCCTATTTCAACCTGAAAATTCAAGGTGTTGGCGGTCACGGCTCTTCTCCTCATTCGGCAAATGACTCAATTGTTGCTGGCTCACATTTTGTTACAGCTGTCCAAACAATTATTAGTCGTCGATTAAACCCATTTGATGCTGGGGTGATCACGATTGGCTCTTTCGACGGAAAAGGCACCTTTAATGTAATCAAAGACAGTATTGAACTTGAAGGTGATATTCGCTATATGTCTGTTGAAACGCAGCAAATAATTGAAAAAGAGGTCCATCGCATTGTAAAAGGTATTGAAGAAATGTTTGGAGTTAGCTGTGATTTGACCTATACAGCAGATTACCCTCCTTTATATAATGATCCAGAAAAAACAGCCTTTGTTAAAGCGTCTCTAGAAAAAATGAACGATCCAGATATAAAGGAAATCTTTGAAAATCCGATGATCTCTGCTTCAGAAGACTTTGCATACTATCTTGAAAAAATTCCTGGATGTTTCTTTTATATAGGATGTTGTCCAAAAGGAGTAGAAAATCCTTATTTTAATCATCATCCAAAATTTGATATTGATGAAGATGCACTTTTAGTGGCTGCAAAATCAGTTGCCCAAGTCGTTTGTAGTTATTTTGAATAA
- a CDS encoding MFS transporter: MAISKRELHDQQMVGKNAEQEVNNRSEIWLVTALMFGYSLLYMDKNMISTAIIPIAEQYNFTTSQTGLIMSIFFLGYSLMQIPGGWLADKIGYKKVLILSLSLISVFTFAFGFAGSLILFILIRFFAGVGHAGYPPSTSKSIAENFSKYRRTFIQSLILSTSGIGGFLAFLIGARLIDWSWNYAYYVVGTLFLISLLLVIFFVPSDTTIEKKKMTSKQTSFKSVIFNRNVLTLSVVMILVNMAFYGNMSWLPSFLKEKFTLSISTVGTILAINAVGGTIASLLAGILLTRFFADKEKALFLSSAIVSSLAFAGLVVTNSLALSIALLYLLTFCITIFFVGVFSWPHKILPEKVIGSSIGVINTGSTLGGFIAPVTFGALITLFGGSFSIVFISLSVVMVLAGLIVLTIKTKDS; encoded by the coding sequence ATGGCAATTTCTAAAAGAGAATTACACGATCAACAAATGGTAGGGAAGAACGCTGAACAAGAGGTTAATAATAGAAGTGAAATTTGGCTAGTTACAGCTTTAATGTTTGGTTATTCGTTGCTATACATGGACAAAAATATGATTTCAACTGCAATTATCCCTATTGCAGAGCAATATAATTTCACAACCAGTCAGACAGGTTTAATCATGAGTATATTTTTCTTAGGTTATTCCTTAATGCAAATTCCAGGAGGATGGCTAGCAGATAAAATTGGTTATAAAAAGGTATTAATTCTATCTCTATCCCTAATTTCTGTGTTTACATTTGCATTTGGTTTTGCCGGAAGCCTAATTTTATTTATCTTAATTCGTTTCTTCGCAGGTGTTGGTCACGCTGGTTATCCACCTAGTACTTCAAAAAGTATTGCCGAAAATTTTTCAAAATACAGAAGAACATTTATCCAGTCCCTAATATTATCTACAAGTGGTATTGGAGGATTCTTAGCTTTTCTAATTGGAGCAAGATTAATTGATTGGAGCTGGAACTACGCTTACTATGTAGTAGGCACATTATTTCTCATTTCATTATTACTGGTCATTTTCTTTGTTCCAAGTGATACAACCATAGAAAAAAAGAAAATGACATCCAAACAGACAAGTTTTAAATCAGTCATTTTCAATCGAAATGTACTAACCTTATCTGTTGTTATGATATTGGTCAATATGGCTTTTTACGGAAATATGTCGTGGCTTCCTTCTTTCTTAAAAGAAAAATTCACATTATCAATTAGTACAGTAGGAACGATCCTAGCAATAAATGCAGTTGGAGGAACAATCGCTTCATTATTAGCAGGAATACTATTAACAAGATTTTTTGCTGATAAAGAGAAAGCTTTATTTTTAAGCAGTGCAATCGTTTCATCATTAGCATTTGCTGGGTTGGTGGTTACCAATTCATTGGCACTCTCAATTGCATTATTATATTTGCTTACATTTTGTATAACGATTTTCTTTGTTGGAGTGTTTTCTTGGCCACATAAGATTTTGCCTGAAAAAGTAATTGGATCATCTATTGGGGTCATCAATACGGGTTCTACACTTGGAGGCTTTATTGCTCCAGTGACATTTGGAGCTCTGATTACTCTATTTGGTGGATCTTTCTCAATTGTGTTTATTAGTTTGTCAGTAGTAATGGTTCTCGCGGGGTTAATAGTTCTAACAATTAAGACAAAAGATAGTTAA
- the gcvPB gene encoding aminomethyl-transferring glycine dehydrogenase subunit GcvPB encodes MLEYNDLIFEISRSGRVGYSLPKSDVDSVNLEDKFPKHLIRDEEAELPEVAELDLVRHYTALSNKNHGIDNGFYPLGSCTMKYNPKINEDVARLAGFSRIHPDQPTETVQGALELMYNLQEELAVITGMDAVTLQPSAGAQGEWTGLMMVRAYHEQKGENRTKVLVPDSAHGTNPASATVAGYETVTIPSNENGLVDLDELKKHVNSDVAALMLTNPNTLGLFEKEIKEIAEVVHEAGGLLYYDGANSNAILGKTTPGDMGFDVVHLNLHKTFTGPHGGGGPGSGPVGVKKVLLPYLPIPRVEKDGDKFVLNSDYPLSIGRVKGYFGNFGINVRAYTYIRTLGNVGLREVSEGAVLHANYLRKRLEPYFDSPYQGQLCKHEFVLSGSRQKKLGVRTLDMAKRLLDFGYHPPTIYFPLNVEECLMIEPTETESKETMDAFADAMIQIAKEVEENPEVVLEAPHTTVIGRLDEVLAARNPVLRYTKEKAADKARETVKA; translated from the coding sequence ATGCTTGAGTATAACGATCTAATTTTTGAAATCAGTCGATCAGGTCGCGTTGGATACAGCCTTCCGAAAAGTGATGTTGACAGTGTAAACTTAGAAGATAAGTTCCCTAAACACTTGATTCGTGATGAAGAAGCTGAACTTCCGGAAGTAGCTGAGCTAGACCTTGTTCGTCACTATACAGCACTTTCTAATAAAAACCATGGAATCGATAACGGTTTTTACCCACTCGGTTCTTGTACGATGAAATACAATCCTAAAATTAATGAAGATGTGGCTCGTTTAGCTGGTTTTAGCCGCATTCACCCAGATCAGCCAACTGAAACGGTTCAAGGTGCACTTGAGCTTATGTACAACTTACAAGAAGAGCTAGCTGTGATTACAGGTATGGATGCAGTAACTCTACAACCTTCTGCAGGTGCACAAGGGGAATGGACTGGCTTAATGATGGTTAGAGCCTATCATGAGCAAAAAGGTGAAAACCGTACAAAAGTACTAGTTCCGGACTCTGCACACGGTACGAACCCAGCAAGTGCGACTGTAGCAGGCTATGAAACCGTTACGATTCCATCTAATGAAAATGGATTAGTTGACTTAGACGAGTTGAAGAAACATGTAAACAGTGATGTAGCTGCTTTAATGTTGACAAATCCTAATACACTTGGATTGTTTGAAAAAGAAATTAAAGAAATCGCTGAAGTAGTTCATGAAGCAGGCGGATTACTTTACTATGATGGAGCAAACTCCAATGCGATTTTAGGGAAAACAACACCAGGTGACATGGGCTTTGATGTTGTGCATTTAAACCTTCATAAAACATTCACAGGCCCACACGGCGGTGGTGGTCCAGGTTCAGGTCCAGTAGGAGTTAAGAAGGTTTTACTTCCTTACTTACCAATACCACGTGTTGAAAAAGATGGCGATAAATTTGTACTAAATTCAGATTATCCATTATCGATTGGCCGAGTAAAAGGGTATTTTGGAAACTTTGGAATTAATGTTCGTGCTTATACTTATATTCGCACATTAGGAAATGTTGGTTTACGTGAAGTTTCTGAAGGTGCGGTTCTTCATGCGAACTACTTACGTAAGCGACTTGAGCCATACTTTGATTCACCATATCAAGGACAACTTTGTAAACACGAATTTGTCTTGTCTGGTTCAAGACAAAAGAAACTTGGCGTTCGTACGCTTGATATGGCAAAACGTCTGCTTGACTTTGGTTACCATCCACCAACAATCTACTTCCCATTAAACGTGGAAGAGTGTTTAATGATTGAGCCGACTGAAACCGAGTCAAAAGAAACAATGGATGCTTTTGCGGATGCAATGATTCAAATTGCAAAAGAAGTTGAAGAAAATCCAGAAGTTGTTCTAGAAGCCCCACATACAACGGTAATTGGCCGTTTAGATGAAGTGTTGGCTGCAAGAAATCCTGTATTACGCTATACAAAAGAAAAAGCTGCGGATAAGGCAAGAGAGACCGTTAAGGCTTAA
- a CDS encoding 5-formyltetrahydrofolate cyclo-ligase, with protein MDKAQLRNDMIASLKALSSQEKIEIEKRLTDHLLNSSIWAEANTIGVTMSQGFEWDTRKIIETGWEQGKTIAAPKCYPSDKSMIFYQINHYDQLEKVYYDLLEPKPEETVEIPKTHLDLIIVPGVLYEQKGYRIGFGGGYYDRFLADFPNKTVSLVSTLQLKESLPTDPYDIPVQHIITENGHYK; from the coding sequence ATGGATAAAGCACAACTCCGAAATGATATGATTGCTTCATTAAAGGCATTATCTTCACAGGAAAAAATAGAAATAGAGAAGCGGTTAACAGATCATTTATTAAATTCTAGTATATGGGCTGAGGCTAATACTATTGGAGTAACAATGTCCCAAGGGTTTGAGTGGGACACTAGGAAAATCATTGAAACTGGCTGGGAACAGGGAAAAACGATTGCCGCACCTAAATGTTACCCATCAGATAAAAGTATGATTTTTTACCAAATTAATCATTATGATCAATTAGAAAAGGTTTACTATGACCTTTTAGAACCTAAACCAGAGGAAACGGTTGAAATTCCAAAGACACATCTAGATTTAATCATTGTTCCTGGCGTACTATATGAACAGAAGGGATACAGAATAGGTTTTGGGGGAGGGTATTATGATCGGTTTTTAGCAGACTTTCCAAATAAGACTGTCTCTTTAGTATCTACACTACAATTAAAAGAGTCACTACCTACAGATCCATATGATATTCCGGTTCAACATATTATTACTGAAAATGGACATTATAAATGA